A stretch of the Corylus avellana chromosome ca6, CavTom2PMs-1.0 genome encodes the following:
- the LOC132184179 gene encoding uncharacterized protein LOC132184179 has protein sequence MPVLAAEASSMGEQKKWRRPRSQFHQPISETDPPSPNPQIPSIIQSTRCKSTISSFLLSTFSSTTTNETTPTTNSGSKKKNNFASAKFRGMGCTASASQQVSVPAVIRGSADWEGKKSRKKKKKTKIKNFSSNNNNNTNNKDRESNKTHHGGVGDGSNSLNCMDVQDVWCGPGIGFSPEDCVVARRNASSGRGKIDGEKMSHRERPFSRRAVNPEPISFLDSDSDYVPTLHGSEVFGTRYYRHARHPSPEGLAEIMMLQNSLIMGGRFDIQDRYRDLRLDVDNMTYEELLELGERIGYVSTGLKEEEIGRCLRKTKLSLINDLSAHLSKQVDRKCSICQEEYEADDEMGKLDCGHGYHIQCIQQWLGQKNCCPVCKAEVLA, from the exons ATGCCTGTGCTTGCAGCAGAGGCCTCATCTATGGGAGAGCAGAAGAAATGGAGGAGACCCAGAAGTCAATTCCACCAACCCATTTCGGAGACAGATCCTCCGAGTCCAAACCCGCAAATCCCTTCCATTATCCAATCTACTCGCTGCAAATCCACCATCTCTTCCTTCCTGCTCTCCACCTTTTCCTCCACCACCACAAACGAAACCACACCCACTACCAATAGTGGCAGCAAGAAAAAGAACAACTTTGCCTCGGCAAAGTTTAGGGGCATGGGGTGCACGGCCTCGGCGTCGCAGCAGGTGTCGGTGCCGGCGGTGATTCGGGGCTCGGCGGACTGGGAGGGCAAGAAGagtaggaagaagaagaagaagacgaagattAAGAACtttagcagcaacaacaacaacaacactaACAATAAGGACAGGGAGAGTAATAAGACCCATCATGGAGGAGTGGGAGATGGGTCTAATTCTCTGAATTGTATGGATGTTCAAGATGTTTGGTGTGGTCCCGGAATTGGGTTTTCGCCGGAGGATTGCGTAGTGGCGAGGAGGAATGCGTCCTCTGGAAGGGGCAAGATTGATGGGGAGAAGATGAGTCATAGGGAG CGTCCTTTCTCAAGGCGAGCAGTGAACCCTGAACCTATATCATTTCTGGATTCTGACTCTGACTATGTACCTACGCTCCATGGTTCGGAAGTATTTGGAACTAGGTATTACCGGCATGCTCGCCATCCTTCTCCCGAGGGCCTTGCTGAG ATTATGATGCTCCAAAATAGTCTGATAATGGGGGGAAGATTTGACATACAAGATCGATATAGAGACCTGAGACTTGATGTAGATAATATGACATATGAG GAATTGCTTGAGCTCGGCGAGAGAATCGGCTATGTGAGCACTGGATTAAAAGAAGAGGAAATAGGCCGTTGCCTCAGGAAAACTAAGCTCTCACTTATAAATGATCTATCAGCACATTTATCTAAGCAAGTAGATAGAAAGTGCAGCATTTGTCAG GAGGAATATGAAGCAGATGATGAGATGGGTAAGCTGGATTGTGGACACGGCTATCACATACAATGTATACAACAATGGCTTGGACAGAAAAATTGTTGCCCTGTCTGTAAGGCTGAAGTGCTGGCTTGA
- the LOC132185328 gene encoding uncharacterized protein LOC132185328 encodes MKMFVSHSDLRAMTLNATGLRHHQGLHPVRSDPRRQSGYYRIPHLLLPVRPRAVYGIALEEKTKKKKKNDKKPAICTADELHHVSVPNSDWTLALWRYLPSPQAQPRNHPLLLLSGVATNAIGYDLSPEYVNRIQAKMVFVDEYSKLKRRIRPFMFRFRDFWVVLLVLTPKYL; translated from the exons ATGAAAATGTTCGTTTCCCATTCGGATCTTCGTGCCATGACCCTGAACGCCACCGGATTGCGTCACCACCAGGGGCTCCACCCTGTGCGATCGGACCCGAGACGACAATCCGGATACTATCGGATCCCGCATTTGCTCCTCCCGGTGAGGCCGAGGGCGGTATACGGTATCGCTTTGGAggagaagacgaagaagaagaagaagaacgatAAGAAGCCGGCGATCTGTACGGCCGACGAACTACACCACGTCTCTGTTCCCAACTCCGATTGGACCCTCGCTCTCTGGCGCTACCTTCCTTCCCCTCAG gcACAGCCGAGGAATCATCCGCTGTTGCTGTTGTCAGGGGTTGCGACGAATGCTATTGGATATGATCTCTCTCCTGAG tatgtaAACCGGATCCAAGCCAAAATGGTTTTTGTCGATGAATAtagtaaattaaaaagaagaataaggCCATTCATGTTCAGGTTTAGGGATTTTTGGGTTGTGCTGTTGGTTTTGACGCCTAAATATCTATGA